The following proteins are encoded in a genomic region of Deltaproteobacteria bacterium:
- the secD gene encoding protein translocase subunit SecD encodes MKQLNWKLFLIVGLVAVACIYVVPSLCPTVPGWWTSIGILPSEKVRLGLDLQGGVHLVLEVQTQKAVENRIERTADDLRAAMKKAKIRPVDIGRPTDTRISVRILKQEDIEPFDNMLDKDFGLLREVSRTSEGQGLAIQLDLPDREVEYIKEMAAKQAMETIRNRIDQFGVSEPDIRRQGENRILIQLPGIKDPQRAINLIGKTALLEFKLVDEDHDVEEALKGHVPPNDLLLYQVVEDKDTGRTRKTPFLVQKRTYLTGEYLTDARVQIDSQFNEPYVTIDFDKKGARLFERITEANVKKRLAIVLDNHIYSAPVIQEKIGGGHARITGNFTTEEAHDLAIVLRAGALPAPVQILEERTVGPSLGRDSIQKGIVSMCVGGILVLLFVGIYYKGAGMVANIALFLNIILIAAGLAAFQATLTLPGIAGIILTIGMAVDANVIIFERIREEVRLGKTPRAAIDAGYAKATLTILDANITTLIAALVLFQFGTGPVKGFAVTLSIGILASLFTAIIVARLIFDYLVFQRRVTRLSI; translated from the coding sequence TTGAAACAACTTAACTGGAAGTTATTCTTGATTGTCGGACTCGTTGCCGTGGCATGCATCTATGTGGTACCTTCGCTCTGTCCAACGGTGCCGGGGTGGTGGACGTCCATTGGAATACTTCCGTCGGAAAAGGTTCGCCTCGGGCTGGATCTTCAGGGCGGCGTACATCTTGTGCTGGAGGTCCAAACTCAAAAAGCCGTTGAAAACAGGATAGAACGTACAGCCGACGACTTGCGGGCAGCTATGAAAAAGGCGAAAATACGACCAGTCGATATTGGCCGCCCTACCGACACACGAATATCGGTTCGGATCCTGAAGCAAGAAGATATTGAGCCCTTTGACAACATGCTTGACAAGGATTTCGGATTACTCCGCGAGGTATCTAGGACCTCAGAGGGTCAAGGCCTCGCAATACAACTCGACCTGCCTGATCGGGAAGTGGAGTACATAAAAGAAATGGCTGCAAAACAAGCCATGGAAACCATTCGAAATCGTATCGATCAGTTCGGTGTAAGCGAGCCGGACATACGCCGCCAAGGGGAAAATCGAATTTTGATACAACTGCCCGGAATCAAAGACCCTCAGAGAGCCATAAACCTGATCGGCAAAACAGCTCTGCTTGAATTCAAGCTGGTCGACGAAGACCATGACGTGGAGGAAGCCCTGAAAGGGCACGTCCCACCGAATGATTTGCTCCTTTACCAGGTAGTTGAAGACAAAGACACGGGACGTACCAGAAAAACACCCTTTCTGGTCCAAAAACGAACGTATTTGACCGGAGAGTACCTCACCGATGCGAGGGTTCAAATTGATTCCCAGTTTAACGAGCCCTATGTGACGATTGACTTCGACAAAAAGGGGGCCCGCCTTTTCGAACGTATTACCGAAGCAAATGTTAAAAAGCGCTTGGCCATTGTGCTGGACAACCACATCTACTCGGCCCCTGTTATTCAGGAAAAAATCGGTGGAGGCCATGCCCGCATTACGGGAAATTTCACGACTGAAGAGGCTCACGATCTGGCCATCGTGCTACGGGCCGGAGCCCTTCCCGCCCCGGTTCAGATCCTTGAAGAACGCACGGTTGGCCCTTCCTTGGGCCGCGACTCGATTCAAAAAGGCATTGTTTCCATGTGCGTTGGAGGGATACTTGTGCTCCTGTTTGTCGGGATCTATTACAAAGGCGCCGGCATGGTTGCAAATATCGCTCTCTTCTTAAATATCATTCTCATTGCTGCCGGCCTGGCTGCATTTCAGGCAACGCTGACACTGCCGGGCATTGCGGGAATTATCCTCACTATCGGCATGGCTGTGGATGCCAATGTAATTATCTTTGAGCGTATTCGGGAGGAAGTGCGTTTAGGCAAGACTCCGAGGGCTGCAATAGACGCAGGCTATGCCAAGGCCACGCTAACTATATTGGATGCAAACATTACGACTTTGATTGCGGCCTTGGTCCTCTTTCAGTTCGGGACCGGACCTGTGAAAGGCTTTGCCGTGACTCTGAGTATAGGTATATTGGCAAGCCTTTTCACGGCTATCATAGTAGCAAGGCTGATCTTTGACTATCTTGTGTTCCAGCGACGCGTGACACGTTTGAGTATTTAG
- the ybgF gene encoding tol-pal system protein YbgF — protein sequence MYRPYVHCGWTGVLVAFLLVALPACTSFKGMFHPEEDPKMAALQREMRQITNANAATQKTIEDIFGRLDVLETRFDNLDETVEGLSRRPEPAPTVPDKEPSSSEIVQKPQATEKAVTEPAPKKPTSQVVIKKAAVSPKRSPEREYEKALAAYTQHRYDEALALLKGFLQDYPEHHLADNAQYWVGEIYYDIENYPNAILAFKEVVTHYGDENKAPDALLKIGYAYVALDDPSNARIFLKRVIKNYPFSEAETKARAKLKELEKL from the coding sequence ATGTACCGTCCATATGTCCACTGCGGCTGGACAGGCGTTCTTGTAGCCTTCCTTCTTGTGGCGCTGCCCGCCTGCACTTCATTCAAGGGCATGTTTCATCCTGAAGAAGACCCCAAGATGGCAGCGCTTCAACGAGAAATGCGCCAGATAACAAATGCCAATGCAGCAACTCAAAAGACAATAGAAGACATCTTTGGCAGGCTTGATGTGCTCGAGACCAGATTCGACAACCTGGATGAGACTGTTGAAGGGCTATCAAGGCGTCCCGAGCCTGCGCCGACCGTGCCGGACAAGGAACCTTCGTCATCCGAGATCGTCCAAAAACCGCAGGCAACTGAAAAAGCAGTTACAGAGCCTGCGCCCAAGAAGCCGACCTCCCAGGTAGTGATAAAAAAGGCCGCTGTATCTCCCAAACGCTCCCCTGAACGTGAGTATGAGAAAGCCCTTGCAGCTTATACACAGCATCGCTATGATGAGGCATTGGCTCTACTTAAGGGTTTTCTGCAGGATTATCCCGAACATCACCTTGCTGACAATGCACAGTACTGGGTTGGAGAGATTTACTATGACATCGAGAACTACCCCAACGCTATTCTTGCCTTTAAAGAGGTCGTGACGCATTACGGAGATGAGAACAAGGCCCCTGACGCATTGCTTAAAATAGGTTATGCTTACGTGGCCTTGGACGATCCGAGCAATGCTCGCATTTTTTTAAAAAGGGTCATCAAAAACTATCCTTTCAGCGAAGCAGAAACCAAGGCACGGGCCAAATTGAAAGAACTTGAAAAGCTGTAA
- the secF gene encoding protein translocase subunit SecF, whose translation MQLIKPDININFIGQRKFAFAGSLLLIAASIISLILKGGPSYGIDFAGGTLIQVQFSQAIPPQAIKDALRTTDLDITSVQGFGETKDNEYLIRATGSSTALESLAPKITKVLKSAYPENEAEVRRVEMVGPKVGKDLREKALLAMFSAILFIIVYISGRFELKWMLSIIVASCLFFALFTLKKFDVSIPTLILIAILVTLGLCFYLKLRFATGAIVALVHDVMITVGIFSLMNKDFTLPIIAALLTIIGYSLNDTIIVFDRIRENTRKYHRQPYNRIINRSINETLSRTLLTSLTTLVVVVALFVLGGGIIHDFAFALIIGIIVGTYSSVYVASPILLVWQQATKTSAGRLKKRRR comes from the coding sequence ATGCAACTAATAAAACCCGACATTAATATCAATTTCATAGGACAACGAAAATTCGCCTTTGCGGGTTCACTGTTGTTGATTGCTGCCAGCATAATCTCCCTCATACTGAAAGGAGGGCCCAGTTACGGGATCGATTTTGCAGGTGGCACCCTTATTCAGGTTCAGTTTTCACAGGCAATACCTCCGCAGGCAATCAAGGATGCCCTCAGAACCACGGATTTGGATATAACATCAGTCCAGGGGTTCGGAGAAACAAAAGACAACGAATACTTGATTAGGGCAACCGGATCATCAACGGCTTTGGAAAGCCTTGCCCCCAAAATCACAAAGGTCCTGAAGTCAGCATACCCGGAGAACGAGGCAGAAGTGCGCCGTGTGGAGATGGTAGGTCCCAAGGTGGGAAAAGACCTTCGTGAAAAGGCTTTGCTGGCCATGTTTTCCGCCATTCTTTTCATCATCGTTTACATCTCAGGGAGGTTCGAACTGAAGTGGATGCTCAGTATCATTGTGGCATCGTGTCTGTTTTTTGCCCTTTTCACACTGAAGAAATTCGACGTCAGCATTCCAACTCTTATTCTGATCGCAATATTGGTCACCTTGGGCTTGTGTTTCTATCTGAAGCTCCGATTTGCCACAGGCGCAATTGTTGCCTTGGTCCACGATGTCATGATCACTGTAGGGATTTTCTCTTTAATGAACAAAGACTTCACGCTCCCAATCATTGCGGCCCTGCTCACCATCATAGGATATTCGCTCAATGACACGATCATCGTCTTTGACCGCATTCGCGAAAATACTCGAAAATATCATCGCCAACCATATAACCGCATTATAAACCGCAGCATCAACGAAACCTTGAGCCGCACTCTGCTGACATCGCTCACAACCCTTGTCGTTGTGGTTGCCCTTTTCGTGCTGGGAGGAGGCATCATTCACGATTTTGCATTTGCCCTGATTATCGGCATTATCGTAGGAACTTATTCCTCAGTTTACGTTGCAAGCCCGATTCTGCTTGTTTGGCAGCAGGCCACCAAAACATCAGCAGGCCGACTCAAGAAAAGGCGGCGATAA
- the yajC gene encoding preprotein translocase subunit YajC, with protein MIDIAYAMGTGGEASGQGGFGAFVPLILMFVIFYFLLIRPQQKKQKKHREMISNLKKGDRIITSGGLYGRITGITDTVITVEISEKVRVKVARANVSGLAQTDNPSPK; from the coding sequence TTGATTGACATTGCGTATGCCATGGGCACTGGAGGGGAAGCGTCGGGGCAGGGCGGATTTGGGGCCTTTGTTCCTCTGATCCTAATGTTTGTCATATTCTATTTCCTGTTGATCCGCCCCCAACAAAAAAAACAGAAAAAGCACCGCGAGATGATCAGCAACCTGAAAAAGGGAGACCGCATCATAACAAGCGGTGGGCTTTACGGACGCATCACTGGAATTACGGACACGGTCATAACGGTTGAGATCTCCGAGAAGGTGCGTGTCAAGGTAGCCAGGGCCAACGTATCAGGCCTGGCGCAAACCGACAACCCGAGCCCCAAATAG
- a CDS encoding adenylosuccinate lyase, which translates to MIKRYTRQSMGRIWTEENKFQTWLEVELLVCEALAGMGEIPKKAAQNIRNKARFSIERIESIEAETKHDVIAFLTNVAESVGQDARYVHFGLTSSDILDTAMAVRLRQASKIILKDCDLLLATLKKKALTHKNTVMVGRSHGIHAEPITFGLKLALWYDEMRRNRRRMEHALETISVGKISGAVGTFASISPRVEARVCRKLGLKPAPVSTQIIQRDRYAEYFCTLAIIASTIEKMAVEIRHLQRTEVSEAEEYFSKGQKGSSAMPHKRNPISSENLSGLARLVRSNASAALNNVALWHERDISHSSVERVIIPDTTILVDYMLHRMTEIIRHLVLYPERMQHNLELTRGLIFSQQILLALAKGGVSREQAYKMVQKQAMRAWKENNNFEDLVKNDPEIAKHLGNKQVEKIFDVDFQLRHVDTIFTRVFESSKLKVQ; encoded by the coding sequence ATGATTAAGAGATATACCCGGCAGTCCATGGGCCGCATATGGACGGAAGAAAACAAGTTCCAGACCTGGCTTGAGGTCGAGCTTCTTGTTTGTGAGGCCTTGGCCGGAATGGGTGAAATCCCGAAGAAGGCCGCGCAAAATATCCGCAACAAAGCGCGCTTTTCCATTGAAAGGATCGAGTCTATTGAGGCCGAGACCAAGCACGATGTGATTGCCTTTTTAACCAATGTGGCAGAAAGCGTTGGCCAGGACGCACGGTATGTCCACTTTGGGCTCACGTCCTCGGATATTCTGGATACGGCAATGGCGGTCAGACTGCGGCAGGCATCTAAAATTATCTTAAAGGACTGTGACCTTCTGCTGGCCACCCTGAAGAAAAAGGCATTGACACATAAGAACACCGTTATGGTGGGCCGATCTCACGGCATCCATGCCGAACCCATCACCTTCGGCCTGAAGTTGGCCCTCTGGTACGACGAGATGCGGCGAAACCGCCGGAGAATGGAACATGCCCTGGAAACCATCAGTGTAGGCAAGATTTCAGGGGCTGTTGGCACCTTTGCCAGTATTTCACCAAGGGTGGAAGCCCGTGTGTGCAGAAAGCTGGGGCTCAAGCCGGCTCCTGTATCGACACAGATCATCCAAAGGGATCGCTATGCCGAGTACTTTTGCACGCTTGCCATCATAGCCTCGACAATAGAAAAGATGGCGGTGGAAATCCGGCACCTTCAAAGGACAGAGGTCTCGGAAGCAGAGGAATATTTCTCAAAAGGACAAAAAGGCTCTTCGGCCATGCCACACAAACGCAACCCCATATCATCGGAAAATCTTTCTGGCTTGGCAAGGCTGGTTCGCTCCAATGCGTCTGCAGCATTAAACAATGTAGCCCTTTGGCACGAGCGCGACATCAGCCATTCTTCTGTGGAGAGAGTGATCATCCCGGACACCACAATTCTTGTTGACTACATGTTGCACCGCATGACAGAAATCATCCGCCATCTAGTGCTCTATCCTGAACGGATGCAACACAACTTGGAGCTGACCCGTGGTCTCATATTTTCGCAGCAGATACTCCTTGCCTTGGCCAAGGGGGGGGTCAGCAGGGAGCAGGCATACAAGATGGTTCAGAAACAGGCCATGCGTGCGTGGAAGGAGAATAACAATTTTGAGGATCTCGTGAAAAACGATCCTGAAATTGCAAAGCATCTAGGAAACAAGCAAGTTGAAAAAATATTTGATGTTGACTTCCAACTGAGACATGTGGATACCATATTTACCCGTGTCTTTGAAAGCTCAAAACTCAAAGTGCAATGA